In the bacterium genome, GGCTCGCAGGAAGCGCAGTTGATGCGCGGCGTGACGGAGTCGATGGCCGGGCGCGCGGCGGTCTTCCAGCTTCTGCCCTTCGCGCATGCCGAGGATGCGCGCGTGTCACTGCTCGGCGGCGGCTTCCCGGAGGTCATCGCGGCGCCGGACGCCCGCGACCTTTGGTATCGCTCCTACATCCAGACCTATCTCGAGCGCGACGTACGCAGCGTGCTCGCCGTCAGGGACCTCGCGACCTTCGGCCGCTTCCTGGCTCTGCTTGCCACGCGCCAGGGGCAGCTCCTCAACAAGACGGCACTCGCCGCACCGCTCGGGCTGAGCGTGCCGACGCTGAGCGAGTGGCTGGGCGTGCTGGAAGTCACGGCGCAAATCCTGCTCGTGCCGCCCTTCTACGAGAACTTCGGCAAGCGGATCACGAAGGCGCCCAAGCTCTACTTCGCCGACTCGGGGCTGGCGGCGCACCTGCTCGGCATCGAGAGCGAGGCAGCGCTCGGTCGCTCGCCGTTTCTCGGTCCGCTCTTCGAGGGGCTCGTAGCAACGGAGATCGTCAAGCGGCAGATCCACGCCGGCAAGGCGCGGGCCATCTACCATTTCCGCGACCGCCAGGGTCTCGAGGTGGACTTCCTCGTGCCGCTTGGCGAGCAGCGCTTGGCCCTCGTCGAAGCGAAGGCCACACGCACGCCAGGGCCGGAATTGGCGAAGTCGCTGCGACAGCTCCAGGGCAGCATCGGCGAGGACAGGGCCACGGCTTGGCTCGTTCACGAGCGCGGCGAAACGCCGCTCGCGGCATCCGGCCTTGGCGGCGGCGCGCGAGCTCTTGCCTGGACCGAGCTGGCGAGTGCCTTGAGCTGAGCGATGCGAGGGAAGGAGGGCGCGTGCCGAGCGACTTCACGATCGTCCCTCACGCCACGGCCGCGGAGTTCCTCGCCCGCGCCGAGGCCTGGCTGCTCGCCGCCGAGGCCGAGCACAACCTGATCCTCGGCATCGCCGGCCGCCTGCGCGAGGGCGTTAGCCCCTACGGCGAGCCGGTCAGCCTGCTCACGGTCGAGGCCGCAGGCCGCGTCGAAGGCTGCGCCTGGTGCACGCCGCCCTTCAGCCTCGGCCTCACACGGATGCCGCCGGCCGCGCTGCCCGCCCTCATCGCGCGCGTGGCCGAGATCTACGCCGAGCTGCCGGGCGTGCTTGGGCCGCCCGCGCTGGCCGCTGCCGCAGCCGCGCTCTGGATCGAAGGCCAGCCGCTGGGCCTGCGCCCGCAGATGGCGATGACGATCTACGCGCTTGCAGGGCTCAGCCCGCCTGTGGCGCCGCCGCCGGGCCGCGCGCGGCTCGCGGGCGAGGCGGAGCGCGCGCTGCTCGAGGACTGGACGCAGGCGATGCACACCGAGACCTTCGGCGATCCGGCGCGGCCCCTGCCGCCGGGCATCGTGGAGCGCTTGCTGGCCGCGGGCGCGCTGCTCGTCTGGGAGGACGGCGAGCCGGTCTCGATGGCGGCCGCCACGGCGCCGACAACGCACGGAATCCGCATCAACCACGTCTACACGCCGCCCGCGCGGCGGCGGCAGGGCTATGCGAGCGCCTGTGTCGGCGCGCTCTGCGCGCGGCAGCTAGCGGC is a window encoding:
- a CDS encoding ATP-binding protein, with the protein product MNYVERALTSSLLRAAAAFPALVLTGPRRSGKTTLLQHCFPGADYLLLEAPDVLARVRSDPRSVLAELGRPAILDEIQNAPELLGYLRAEIDGMPEIRGQWLLTGSQEAQLMRGVTESMAGRAAVFQLLPFAHAEDARVSLLGGGFPEVIAAPDARDLWYRSYIQTYLERDVRSVLAVRDLATFGRFLALLATRQGQLLNKTALAAPLGLSVPTLSEWLGVLEVTAQILLVPPFYENFGKRITKAPKLYFADSGLAAHLLGIESEAALGRSPFLGPLFEGLVATEIVKRQIHAGKARAIYHFRDRQGLEVDFLVPLGEQRLALVEAKATRTPGPELAKSLRQLQGSIGEDRATAWLVHERGETPLAASGLGGGARALAWTELASALS
- a CDS encoding GNAT family N-acetyltransferase produces the protein MPSDFTIVPHATAAEFLARAEAWLLAAEAEHNLILGIAGRLREGVSPYGEPVSLLTVEAAGRVEGCAWCTPPFSLGLTRMPPAALPALIARVAEIYAELPGVLGPPALAAAAAALWIEGQPLGLRPQMAMTIYALAGLSPPVAPPPGRARLAGEAERALLEDWTQAMHTETFGDPARPLPPGIVERLLAAGALLVWEDGEPVSMAAATAPTTHGIRINHVYTPPARRRQGYASACVGALCARQLAAGRRFCYLYADAANPTSNGIYRRLGFAPVAEALQIEFTPKEP